One part of the Phragmites australis chromosome 3, lpPhrAust1.1, whole genome shotgun sequence genome encodes these proteins:
- the LOC133910935 gene encoding endo-1,4-beta-xylanase 5-like: MKVNNLMEKLVLWFLWIALLQGCMVKSLPYDYSATIQCLPEPLEPQYGGGILRNADFSAGLLGWSAFGYGSVCESVSAAGNGFAMALNRTLPYQSVSQKVYLQNDTHYTLSAWFQVSDGSADVQAIVKIANDFIHAGGVVAKAGCWSMLKGGLTAASSGPAELYFESNATVDIWVDSVSLKPFSKDEWTAHRAESTVAARKKMVRLQATDSSGNPLEGAAVSMDTVRNGFPLGAAMSRYILTNSAYQTWFASRFAVTTFENEMKWYSTEPVPGREDYSVPDAMLAFAKSNGIAVRGHNVFWDQPSQQPGWVQSLPYPQLLAAASRRIRSVVSRYAGQVIGWDVVNENLHFNFYEGRFGWDASTAFYAAARLLDAGSALMFMNEFNTLEQPGDMAALPGRYLQRLRQIIASYPENGAGMAIGLEGHFTTPNIPYMRAALDTLAQAGIPVWLTEVDVAAGPSQAEHLEEVLREAYAHPAVQGIVLWSAWQPEGCYVMCLTDNEFNNLPQGDVVDRLIAEWRATPRAGATDAQGYFEAELVHGEYKVTVSHPSLNSSVSRSIKVELGSGSDHYFIDVQV; the protein is encoded by the exons ATGAAGGTTAACAATCTGATGGAGAAACTGGTGCTCTGGTTTCTATGGATTGCTCTCCTGCAAG GTTGCATGGTGAAATCTCTTCCTTACGATTATTCAGCAACCATCCAG TGCTTGCCGGAGCCGCTGGAGCCTCAGTACGGTGGCGGCATCCTCCGCAACGCCGACTTCAGCGCCGGCCTCCTGGGCTGGTCGGCGTTCGGGTACGGCAGCGTCTGCGAGAGCGTTTCGGCGGCGGGCAACGGGTTCGCCATGGCGCTGAACCGGACGCTGCCGTACCAGAGCGTCAGCCAGAAGGTGTACCTGCAGAACGACACGCACTACACCCTGTCTG CGTGGTTTCAGGTGAGCGACGGAAGCGCCGACGTGCAGGCGATCGTCAAGATCGCCAATGACTTCATCCACGCCGGTGGCGTCGTCGCCAAGGCCGGCTGTTGGTCCATGCTCAAGGGCGGGCTCACCGCCGCCTCTTCGGGGCCTGCTGAGCTCTACTTCGAG AGCAACGCAACGGTTGATATATGGGTGGACAGCGTCTCCCTGAAGCCGTTCTCCAAGGACGAGTGGACGGCGCACCGCGCCGAGTCCACCGTCGCGGCGCGCAAGAAGATGGTGCGGCTTCAAGCGACGGACTCCTCGGGGAACCCGCTCGAGGGCGCCGCGGTGTCCATGGACACCGTCCGGAATGGCTTCCCGCTGGGCGCGGCCATGAGCCGGTACATCCTGACCAACTCGGCGTACCAGACGTGGTTTGCGTCCCGGTTCGCGGTGACCACCTTCGAGAACGAGATGAAGTGGTACAGCACGGAGCCGGTGCCGGGGCGGGAGGACTACTCGGTCCCGGACGCGATGCTGGCGTTCGCCAAGTCCAACGGCATCGCCGTCCGTGGGCACAACGTGTTCTGGGACCAGCCGAGCCAGCAGCCCGGGTGGGTGCAGTCGCTGCCGTACCCGCAGCTGCTGGCGGCGGCGTCGCGGCGGATCCGGTCCGTGGTGTCGCGGTACGCCGGGCAGGTCATCGGGTGGGACGTGGTGAACGAGAACCTGCACTTCAACTTCTACGAGGGCCGCTTCGGGTGGGACGCGTCCACCGCGTTCTACGCCGCCGCGCGGCTGCTGGACGCCGGCTCGGCGCTCATGTTCATGAACGAGTTCAACACGCTGGAGCAGCCCGGCGACATGGCCGCGCTGCCGGGCAGGTACCTGCAGCGGCTGCGCCAGATCATCGCCAGCTACCCTGAGAATGGCGCCGGCATGGCCATCGGCCTCGAGGGCCACTTCACCACCCCCAACATCCCCTACATGCGCGCTGCGCTCGACACCCTCGCCCAGGCTGGCATCCCCGTCTGGCTCACCGAGGTCGACGTCGCCGCCGGCCCGTCTCAGGCGGAGCACCTGGAGGAGGTGCTGAGGGAGGCGTACGCGCACCCGGCGGTGCAGGGGATCGTGCTGTGGTCGGCGTGGCAGCCGGAGGGGTGCTACGTGATGTGCCTCACCGACAACGAGTTCAACAACCTGCCGCAGGGAGACGTGGTGGACCGGCTCATCGCCGAGTGGCGGGCGACCCCGCGGGCCGGAGCCACGGACGCACAGGGCTACTTCGAGGCTGAGCTTGTGCACGGCGAGTACAAAGTCACTGTCAGCCACCCGTCGCTCAACAGCTCCGTCTCCCGGAGCATCAAGGTCGAGCTGGGTTCGGGCAGTGATCACTACTTCATTGACGTCCAGGTCTAG
- the LOC133911843 gene encoding uncharacterized protein LOC133911843: MKACAKAAGERLPLVRPPSTRQPLARSFVKVSRLSSQHETRSVVSCSVRVSENTAHRMEAKAENIFPATKDHVVKATDAISRGKVIAVPTDTIYGFACDACSAGAVNHIYDIKGRIQTRPLAICVADVSDISRFALVDHLPYGLLDNLLPGPVTVVLKRGENSILEGSLNPGLDSIGVRVPDLDFIRSIARGAGSALALTSANLSGQPSSVSVKDFEDLWPHCSYVFDGGILPSGRAGSTIVDLITPGVYKILRDGSSREETTAVLGKFGFVKASRQPGA, from the exons ATGAAGGCGTGCGCGAAGGCGGCCGGGGAGAGGCTCCCCCTGGTTCGTCCTCCGTCCACCAGGCAGCCGCTGGCTCGGAG CTTTGTAAAGGTAAGCAGATTATCCTCTCAACATGAGACAAGGTCTGTAGTGTCCTGCTCAGTTAGGGTGTCAGAAAACACGGCACACAGAATGGAAGCCAAGGCAGAAAACATTTTCCCAGCAACGAAAGATCATGTCGTGAAAGCAACTGATGCAATCAGCAGAGGGAAAGTGATCGCGGTGCCCACAGATACAATATACGGGTTTGCTTGTGATGCCTG CTCTGCAGGGGCAGTTAATCACATATATGATATCAAGGGGCGCATACAAACACGCCCTTTGGCAATCTGTGTTGCTGATGTCTCAGACATATCACGGTTTGCTTTAGTGGATCACTTGCCATATGGCTTGCTTGATAATCTACTTCCTGGGCCTGTCACTGTTGTTCTGAAACGAG GTGAAAACAGCATATTAGAGGGATCACTTAATCCTGGCTTGGATAGTATTGGAGTTCGTGTGCCAGATTTGGATTTTATACGCTCCATTGCCCGTGGTGCTGGAAGTGCACTTGCACTTACTAGCGCCAACTTAAGCGGACAGCCTAGTAGTGTCAGTGTCAAAGATTTCGAGGATTTATGGCCACATTGTTCATATGTCTTTGATGGTGGAATACTTCCTTCTGGACGTGCTGGCTCAACAATTGTTGACCTAATAACACCGGGAGTCTACAAAATATTGAGAGATGGAAG CTCAAGGGAGGAAACAACAGCAGTGCTTGGCAAGTTCGGCTTTGTCAAAGCTTCACGACAACCTGGTGCTTGA
- the LOC133911842 gene encoding elongator complex protein 5 encodes MAEAAVRCLRDGRLDGEHAPALAVEGSLQCCPLAAGAMLHVAAALASQIAAGKAQARGLVILAFDRSPEVYLDFMRRRGLDSNALDRCVRILDCYSDPLGWKQKIHNQQRQENSRTQTTTNKENITVFRNVKDVEKLMYSTTELGGGFEGEGKTYFSIAVDSISSMLRHASVPSISGLLSNFRSHDQVSSIFWLMHSDLHEPKVPRAFQCLSTMIASVEPALVDPVYGESPGNMSFLEQNYSKAKIIVRLKRRNGRVKHLYEDLHVEGNDVKFVSAPSVSTEVNQSLVPKVQFNLELSEKERSDRANVVLPFEHQGKGATIRIYDGRRSLAEAQGDPNLTAPALVNEIKAPEPGTAKGEIHYIRDSDDEHPDSDEDPDDDLDI; translated from the exons ATGGCGGAGGCTGCCGTGAGGTGCCTCCGGGACGGGCGCCTCGACGGCGAGCACGCGCCAGCGCTGGCCGTGGAGGGCTCCCTCCAGTGCTGCCCGCTCGCCGCGGGCGCGATGCTCCACGTCGCGGCCGCCCTCGCCTCCCAGATCGCCGCAGGGAAGGCTCAGGCCAG GGGGCTGGTTATTTTGGCCTTTGATCGGAGCCCGGAGGTGTACCTGGACTTCATGCGGCGGCGCGGCCTTGATTCAAATGCTTTGGATCGATG TGTTCGGATATTGGATTGCTATTCAGACCCACTTGGATGGAAGCAGAAGATTCATAATCAGCAGCGTCAAGAGAACAGTAGAACACAGACCACAACAAACAAAGAGAACATTACTGTTTTTAGAAATGTAAAGGATGTTGAAAAATTAATGTACTCCACTACTGAACTTGGAGGAG GGTTTGAAGGAGAGGGCAAAACATATTTTTCTATAGCTGTTGACTCG ATTAGCTCTATGTTAAGGCATGCTTCAGTGCCATCAATTTCAGGTCTTCTTAGTAATTTTCGAAGCCATG ATCAAGTATCATCGATCTTTTGGCTAATGCATTCAGACCTCCATGAACCCAAGGTGCCCCGAGCATTTCAATGCCTTTCTACTATGATTGCTAGTGTGGAGCCAGCACTTGTAGATCCTGTGTATGGAGAAAGTCCTGGAAACATGTCTTTCCTTGAGCAAAATTATTCAAAAGCAAAGATTATTGTGCGCCTTAAACGACGAAATGGACGGGTGAAGCACCTT TATGAGGACTTACATGTTGAGGGAAATGATGTCAAATTTGTCTCTGCTCCTTCTGTAAGCACAGAAGTGAACCAAAGTCTAGTGCCTAAG GTTCAGTTCAATCTTGAGCTGTCAGAAAAGGAGCGCAGTGACAGGGCTAATGTTGTTCTTCCTTTTGAACATCAAG GAAAGGGCGCAACTATTCGTATATATGATGGCCGCCGATCCCTAGCTGAGGCTCAAGGAGACCCGAACTTAACAGCACCGGCCCTTGTGAATGAAATAAAAGCTCCCGAACCTGGAACTGCGAAGGGTGAGATACATTACATTCGTGATTCAGATGACGAGCACCCTGATTCAGATGAAGACCCAGATGATGATTTGGACATATGA
- the LOC133911844 gene encoding endo-1,4-beta-xylanase 5-like, translating into MERALFLLLWIALLSSAALMVQSLPYDYSSSSECLPEPLEPHYGGGIIRNADFSTGLQGWSAFGYGIVSEGASAAGNRFAVARNRTRPYQSVSQKVYLQNDTHYTLSAWLQVSDGSADVRAVVKTSGDFIHAGGVDARSGCWSILKGGLTAAASGPAELYFESNATVDIWVDNVSLQPFSKEEWAAHHDASIKKARKKTVRLRARDSTGKPVPGAQMRIEHVRNGFPLGSAMSSEILYNPAYQQWFTSRFTVTTFENEMKWYSTEPVQGHEDYSVPDAMLRFAKNHGIAVRGHNIFWDDPSTQMAWVKALSVDQLQRATARRTKSVMSRYAGQVIAWDVVNENLHFNFFEDRFGWEASASFYRLAHQMDGSALMSMNEFNTLEQPSDLSVVPGKYLGKLWQIKDFPGNGNAARMAIGLEGHFDVPNIPYIRAALDTMSNANVPIWLTEIDVKPGPNQADHLEQILREVYAHPAVHGIILWTARHPQGCYVMCLTDNDFNNLPTGDVVDKLIWEWKTSSHVGVADAEGYYEAELFHGDYKVTVSHPAANSTVVQSLSVDKESDNEYTMHV; encoded by the exons ATGGAGAGAGCTCTGTTCTTGCTGCTGTGGATCGCCCTGTTGAGCAGCG CTGCTCTCATGGTGCAATCTCTTCCTTACGACTACTCATCAAGCTCTGAG TGCTTGCCGGAGCCGCTGGAGCCTCACTATGGCGGCGGCATCATCCGCAACGCCGACTTCAGCACGGGCCTCCAGGGTTGGTCGGCGTTCGGGTACGGCATCGTCTCGGAAGGCGCGTCGGCGGCGGGCAACAGGTTCGCCGTGGCGCGGAACCGGACGCGGCCGTACCAGAGCGTCAGCCAGAAGGTGTACCTGCAGAACGACACGCACTACACTCTGTCCG CTTGGCTGCAGGTAAGTGATGGCAGCGCCGACGTCAGAGCTGTTGTGAAGACCAGCGGTGACTTCATCCACGCCGGAGGCGTCGACGCACGGTCCGGGTGCTGGTCCATTCTCAAAGGTGgtctcaccgccgccgcctccgggcCGGCTGAACTCTACTTCGAG AGCAACGCGACGGTGGACATATGGGTGGACAACGTCTCCCTGCAGCCGTTCTCCAAAGAAGAGTGGGCCGCGCACCACGACGCGTCCATCAAGAAGGCGCGCAAGAAGACGGTGCGGCTCCGGGCGAGGGACTCCACCGGCAAACCCGTACCGGGCGCGCAGATGCGCATCGAGCACGTCCGGAACGGCTTCCCGCTGGGGTCGGCCATGAGCTCGGAGATCCTGTACAACCCGGCGTACCAGCAGTGGTTCACGTCGCGGTTCACGGTGACCACCTTCGAGAACGAGATGAAGTGGTACAGCACGGAGCCCGTCCAGGGCCACGAGGACTACTCGGTGCCGGACGCAATGCTCCGGTTCGCCAAGAACCACGGCATCGCCGTGCGCGGGCACAACATCTTCTGGGACGACCCCAGCACGCAGATGGCGTGGGTGAAGGCGCTCTCGGTCGATCAACTCCAGCGCGCGACGGCGAGGCGCACCAAGTCGGTGATGTCGCGGTACGCCGGGCAGGTGATCGCGTGGGACGTGGTGAACGAGAACCTGCACTTCAACTTCTTCGAGGACAGGTTCGGGTGGGAGGCGTCGGCGTCGTTCTACCGGCTTGCACACCAGATGGACGGCAGCGCGCTCATGTCCATGAACGAGTTCAACACGCTAGAGCAGCCCAGTGACCTCAGCGTGGTGCCAGGCAAGTACCTCGGCAAGCTGTGGCAGATCAAGGACTTCCCCGGCAACGGCAACGCCGCAAGGATGGCCATCGGCCTCGAGGGCCACTTCGACGTGCCCAACATCCCCTACATCCGCGCCGCGCTGGACACCATGTCCAATGCCAACGTGCCCATCTGGCTCACCGAAATCGACGTCAAGCCGGGGCCCAACCAGGCGGACCACCTCGAGCAGATCCTCAGGGAGGTGTACGCGCACCCGGCAGTGCACGGCATCATCCTGTGGACGGCGAGGCACCCGCAGGGGTGCTACGTCATGTGCCTCACCGACAACGACTTCAACAACCTCCCCACCGGCGACGTCGTCGACAAGCTGATCTGGGAGTGGAAGACAAGCTCGCACGTCGGCGTGGCGGACGCCGAGGGCTACTACGAGGCCGAGCTGTTCCACGGGGACTACAAGGTCACCGTCAGCCACCCGGCGGCGAACTCCACCGTGGTGCAGAGCCTGAGCGTCGACAAGGAGTCCGACAACGAATACACCATGCACGTCTAG
- the LOC133911846 gene encoding adenylyl-sulfate kinase 3-like isoform X2 — MASLSVPPTLPRASPASATVAVKGRRAAVRVRTAAAALGGGGGMEQHHADAPRGPVKEKPVMSNIGKSTNILWHNCPIGQSDRQKLLGQKGCVIWITGLSGSGEVAKLFADAGIICIASLISPYRRDRDACRALLPDSKFIEVFMDLPLKVCEARDPKGLYKLARAGKIKGFTGIDDPYEPPVNGEIVIKMKDGECPSPKAMAKQVLCYLEENGYLHA, encoded by the exons ATGGCTTCGCTCTCCGTCCCGCCCACGCTACCGCGGGCCTCGCCCGCCTCGGCGACGGTGGCGGTGAAGGGGAGGAGGGCCGCGGTGCGAGTGCGCACTGCCGCCGCGGCattgggcggcggcggcggaatgGAGCAGCACCACGCGGACGCCCCGCGCGGCCCAG TGAAGGAGAAGCCTGTCATGTCAAACATTGGCAAATCAACGAATATTCTATGGCATAATTGCCCGATTGGACAATCTGATAGGCAGAAATTGCTGGGACAAAAAGGATGTGTCATATGGATCACAGGACTCAGTGGATCAG GAGAAGTGGCAAAACTTTTTGCGGATGCTGGTATCATATGCATTGCTAgcttgatatctccatataggAGAGATCGTGATGCATGCCGTGCTCTACTTCCGGATTCTAAATTTATTGAA GTATTTATGGATTTGCCGCTAAAAGTTTGTGAAGCCCGTGATCCTAAAGGTCTATACAAGCTTGCACGCGCGGGAAAGATTAAAG GTTTCACTGGAATCGATGATCCATACGAACCTCCGGTGAATGGTGAG ATAGTAATTAAGATGAAAGATGGGGAATGCCCTTCACCCAAAGCAATGGCCAAGCAAGTCCTATGCTACCTTGAGGAGAACGGATATTTGCATGCTTAG
- the LOC133911846 gene encoding adenylyl-sulfate kinase 3-like isoform X1, with the protein MASLSVPPTLPRASPASATVAVKGRRAAVRVRTAAAALGGGGGMEQHHADAPRGPVKEKPVMSNIGKSTNILWHNCPIGQSDRQKLLGQKGCVIWITGLSGSGKSTLACALSRELHYRGHLTYVLDGDNLRHGLNRDLSFKAEDRAENIRRVGEVAKLFADAGIICIASLISPYRRDRDACRALLPDSKFIEVFMDLPLKVCEARDPKGLYKLARAGKIKGFTGIDDPYEPPVNGEIVIKMKDGECPSPKAMAKQVLCYLEENGYLHA; encoded by the exons ATGGCTTCGCTCTCCGTCCCGCCCACGCTACCGCGGGCCTCGCCCGCCTCGGCGACGGTGGCGGTGAAGGGGAGGAGGGCCGCGGTGCGAGTGCGCACTGCCGCCGCGGCattgggcggcggcggcggaatgGAGCAGCACCACGCGGACGCCCCGCGCGGCCCAG TGAAGGAGAAGCCTGTCATGTCAAACATTGGCAAATCAACGAATATTCTATGGCATAATTGCCCGATTGGACAATCTGATAGGCAGAAATTGCTGGGACAAAAAGGATGTGTCATATGGATCACAGGACTCAGTGGATCAG GGAAAAGTACTCTTGCATGTGCACTGAGTCGGGAGTTGCATTACAGAGGCCACCTCACGTATGTCCTTGATGGTGACAACCTCAGACATGGCCTAAATCGAGATTTGAGCTTTAAGGCTGAAGACCGTGCAGAAAACATACGAAGAGTTG GAGAAGTGGCAAAACTTTTTGCGGATGCTGGTATCATATGCATTGCTAgcttgatatctccatataggAGAGATCGTGATGCATGCCGTGCTCTACTTCCGGATTCTAAATTTATTGAA GTATTTATGGATTTGCCGCTAAAAGTTTGTGAAGCCCGTGATCCTAAAGGTCTATACAAGCTTGCACGCGCGGGAAAGATTAAAG GTTTCACTGGAATCGATGATCCATACGAACCTCCGGTGAATGGTGAG ATAGTAATTAAGATGAAAGATGGGGAATGCCCTTCACCCAAAGCAATGGCCAAGCAAGTCCTATGCTACCTTGAGGAGAACGGATATTTGCATGCTTAG
- the LOC133911846 gene encoding adenylyl-sulfate kinase 3-like isoform X3, with amino-acid sequence MSNIGKSTNILWHNCPIGQSDRQKLLGQKGCVIWITGLSGSGKSTLACALSRELHYRGHLTYVLDGDNLRHGLNRDLSFKAEDRAENIRRVGEVAKLFADAGIICIASLISPYRRDRDACRALLPDSKFIEVFMDLPLKVCEARDPKGLYKLARAGKIKGFTGIDDPYEPPVNGEIVIKMKDGECPSPKAMAKQVLCYLEENGYLHA; translated from the exons ATGTCAAACATTGGCAAATCAACGAATATTCTATGGCATAATTGCCCGATTGGACAATCTGATAGGCAGAAATTGCTGGGACAAAAAGGATGTGTCATATGGATCACAGGACTCAGTGGATCAG GGAAAAGTACTCTTGCATGTGCACTGAGTCGGGAGTTGCATTACAGAGGCCACCTCACGTATGTCCTTGATGGTGACAACCTCAGACATGGCCTAAATCGAGATTTGAGCTTTAAGGCTGAAGACCGTGCAGAAAACATACGAAGAGTTG GAGAAGTGGCAAAACTTTTTGCGGATGCTGGTATCATATGCATTGCTAgcttgatatctccatataggAGAGATCGTGATGCATGCCGTGCTCTACTTCCGGATTCTAAATTTATTGAA GTATTTATGGATTTGCCGCTAAAAGTTTGTGAAGCCCGTGATCCTAAAGGTCTATACAAGCTTGCACGCGCGGGAAAGATTAAAG GTTTCACTGGAATCGATGATCCATACGAACCTCCGGTGAATGGTGAG ATAGTAATTAAGATGAAAGATGGGGAATGCCCTTCACCCAAAGCAATGGCCAAGCAAGTCCTATGCTACCTTGAGGAGAACGGATATTTGCATGCTTAG